Proteins from a genomic interval of Chloroflexota bacterium:
- a CDS encoding ABC-F family ATP-binding cassette domain-containing protein, whose translation MNLITLENIRHQYSERLLLDNINLLINRGDRIGLIGVNGSGKTTLLRIIAGLESPDRGTVTAWGGVRIRYLPQEPRLDDNLGILESLFQSDAPRMRLLRDFQAMNLALEERPEDPELHRRLLAVNAEMDRSDGWKAEADAKAILTRLGVGSFSSQIGTLSGGQHKRVALARALLDPGDLLILDEPTNHIDADTIDWLEQHLLSLNSALLMVTHDRYFLDRIVNRIVELDRRQLISYPGNYTRYLEQREARHRRLAESEENRRRLLRQELAWLHRSPMARSGKQKARKQRLDELQKIHHDGGQGRVSMILASRRLGKKVLSARGLKKSYGDHTVINGLDFELEPGDRIGIIGPNGAGKSTFLDILAGTRKPDSGELDWGKTVQLGYYDQRNLDLDESMRVIDFVQEQASLILTDNGQRVEAAQMLEWFLFPRPQQWARIAALSGGERRRLYLLRTLIHQPNVLLLDEPSNDLDIQTLTVLEEFLDHFKGCLIVASHDRYFLDRTVDYLVNFEAGGRVSGRYPTPFSLYRQMREENIRQTQERAHGRASGSVSTTRDARAHTGAPRPQKLSWKEERELEALEVSIEEMEGEKETLQSQINASGDDYARLQTLAERLQEIDAKLDRAMERWLELSELTA comes from the coding sequence ATGAACCTGATTACCCTGGAAAATATCCGTCATCAATACAGCGAACGCCTGTTGCTGGATAACATCAACCTGCTGATCAACCGGGGGGATCGTATCGGCTTGATCGGTGTCAACGGCAGCGGAAAGACAACTCTGCTACGCATCATCGCCGGACTGGAGTCGCCGGATAGGGGAACCGTCACCGCGTGGGGCGGCGTTCGCATTCGCTACTTGCCTCAGGAACCCAGGCTTGACGACAACCTTGGCATCCTGGAGTCGCTCTTCCAGAGTGACGCGCCCCGTATGAGATTGCTCCGCGATTTTCAGGCAATGAACCTGGCGCTGGAGGAGAGGCCTGAGGATCCAGAACTGCACCGGAGGCTGCTTGCCGTGAATGCGGAGATGGACCGCTCCGATGGATGGAAGGCTGAAGCGGACGCCAAGGCTATCCTGACCCGTCTGGGCGTAGGTAGTTTTTCCAGCCAAATTGGAACGCTAAGCGGTGGCCAGCACAAGCGTGTGGCCCTGGCGCGCGCATTGCTTGACCCGGGCGACCTGTTGATCCTGGACGAGCCGACAAACCACATCGATGCCGATACCATCGATTGGTTGGAACAACATCTTCTCTCCCTGAACAGTGCCCTGCTCATGGTGACCCACGATCGTTATTTTCTGGACCGGATCGTCAATCGCATCGTGGAACTGGACCGCCGTCAGTTGATCAGCTATCCAGGCAACTATACCCGCTACCTGGAACAGCGAGAGGCCCGGCACCGTCGCCTGGCGGAGAGCGAAGAAAACCGGCGACGATTGTTAAGGCAGGAATTGGCGTGGTTGCACCGCAGTCCCATGGCCCGCAGCGGCAAGCAGAAGGCCCGCAAACAACGGCTGGATGAGCTCCAGAAAATACATCATGATGGCGGGCAGGGACGAGTGTCAATGATTCTCGCCAGCCGACGTCTGGGGAAAAAGGTGCTTTCGGCCCGAGGTCTGAAAAAATCCTATGGCGACCACACTGTGATCAACGGACTGGACTTTGAGTTGGAACCGGGCGACCGGATCGGGATCATCGGGCCCAACGGCGCTGGAAAGAGCACCTTCCTGGACATTCTGGCCGGTACTCGCAAACCGGACAGCGGTGAGCTGGATTGGGGAAAGACAGTCCAGCTGGGCTACTACGACCAGCGCAATCTAGACCTGGACGAATCCATGCGTGTCATCGACTTTGTCCAGGAACAGGCGTCGCTTATCCTCACGGACAACGGACAGCGGGTGGAGGCAGCGCAAATGCTGGAGTGGTTTCTCTTTCCCAGGCCACAGCAGTGGGCAAGAATCGCTGCTCTGAGTGGTGGGGAACGGCGCCGGCTATACCTGCTTCGAACACTGATTCACCAACCAAATGTCCTGTTGCTGGACGAGCCGAGCAATGATCTTGACATCCAGACCTTGACCGTTTTGGAGGAATTCCTGGATCACTTCAAGGGTTGTCTGATCGTCGCAAGCCATGACCGCTACTTCCTGGATCGAACAGTGGACTATCTGGTCAACTTCGAAGCAGGCGGGAGGGTCAGCGGGCGCTACCCGACCCCCTTCAGCCTCTACCGCCAGATGCGAGAAGAAAATATCCGGCAAACCCAGGAAAGGGCCCACGGCCGTGCGTCCGGATCAGTATCTACGACAAGAGATGCAAGGGCGCACACTGGCGCACCCCGACCTCAAAAACTGAGCTGGAAAGAAGAACGAGAGTTGGAAGCGCTCGAGGTCAGTATCGAGGAAATGGAAGGGGAAAAAGAAACGCTCCAGTCCCAGATCAATGCCAGTGGCGACGATTACGCTCGCCTGCAGACACTGGCTGAGCGTTTGCAGGAAATCGATGCCAAACTGGACCGTGCCATGGAGCGCTGGCTGGAGCTGTCCGAATTGACAGCGTAA
- the ssb gene encoding single-stranded DNA-binding protein, giving the protein MVYSKTTIVGHLGRDPELRYTPSGAAVCSFTVATNRRWTGQDGEQQEKTTWFRVTAWRKLAELCNQYLSKGRLVLVEGDIEASAWTSQDGEARASLELTARNVRFLGGRDMVGQVPGQMAGDQEAPTIDEEEIPF; this is encoded by the coding sequence GTGGTATACAGCAAAACAACGATCGTAGGACACTTGGGGCGCGATCCCGAATTGAGGTACACGCCCAGCGGCGCAGCCGTTTGCAGCTTCACCGTTGCTACCAACCGCCGATGGACCGGACAGGACGGTGAGCAACAGGAAAAGACCACGTGGTTCCGGGTGACCGCCTGGCGCAAGCTGGCCGAACTGTGCAACCAGTATCTGTCCAAGGGCCGGCTGGTGCTTGTCGAGGGCGACATCGAGGCTTCTGCCTGGACCTCGCAGGATGGCGAGGCGCGCGCAAGCCTGGAACTGACGGCCCGAAACGTCCGGTTCCTCGGCGGGCGTGACATGGTAGGCCAGGTTCCCGGTCAAATGGCCGGTGATCAGGAGGCGCCCACCATAGACGAAGAAGAGATCCCCTTCTAA
- a CDS encoding LysM peptidoglycan-binding domain-containing protein codes for MNCNMRRLAVILALLLIIASLLAACQRDRPEVEEEGWTVSPLPETTNTPIVEKGTPLPETVVTTVSVDGSQPVVEPVTGLESEITPVVNTPIPLPTNTPVGAVGTIIDSGPTFEYLVQGGDTLFSIALAQDTDIETIRRLNNLADHTIHSGQVLIVPGLGNSGDSSGQAGAGAEVFVYTVASGDTLSSIAEQFAVDWRDVASANDIGGPNFTIFRGQNLEIPGVVPTAIPRSALNLHVVLPGESLYAIAIQYGVTLQDLMAANQITNPDLIQRGQEIIIPD; via the coding sequence ATGAACTGTAACATGCGCCGTTTGGCCGTCATCCTCGCGCTGCTTCTCATCATCGCTTCATTGCTTGCGGCGTGCCAGCGGGATCGACCGGAGGTGGAGGAGGAAGGATGGACGGTTTCCCCTCTGCCGGAAACGACCAATACACCGATCGTCGAAAAAGGAACACCGTTGCCGGAAACGGTCGTAACAACAGTGTCCGTCGACGGCAGTCAGCCGGTGGTTGAGCCTGTGACAGGTCTCGAATCCGAGATCACGCCGGTGGTCAACACCCCCATCCCTCTGCCAACCAATACGCCCGTGGGCGCGGTTGGTACTATCATCGATAGTGGGCCAACATTCGAGTATCTGGTGCAGGGAGGGGATACGCTTTTCTCCATTGCCCTGGCCCAGGACACAGATATCGAGACCATTCGCCGACTCAACAACTTAGCAGATCACACAATTCACAGCGGCCAGGTTCTGATTGTGCCCGGGTTGGGTAACTCAGGCGATTCCTCAGGGCAGGCCGGTGCGGGGGCTGAGGTCTTCGTCTACACTGTGGCTTCCGGAGACACATTGAGTAGCATCGCCGAGCAGTTCGCCGTGGATTGGCGAGATGTTGCATCCGCCAACGACATTGGCGGTCCTAATTTCACGATCTTCCGTGGACAGAACCTGGAGATCCCGGGTGTTGTGCCGACAGCAATCCCGCGATCTGCCTTGAACCTCCACGTGGTGCTGCCCGGAGAATCCTTGTACGCCATCGCTATTCAATATGGCGTCACATTGCAGGATCTGATGGCGGCCAACCAGATCACTAATCCTGACTTGATCCAGCGAGGCCAGGAGATCATCATCCCTGATTGA
- a CDS encoding SPFH domain-containing protein, translating to MGSLITVITAAVLLGGLLAVLIAVVGSRNGNMNLGAAIIAGILVAVLVFGLAAILDSFTQVEAGSVAVVKQFGEVVDVFKPGLNWKLPFIQDTVTYRTQEIIYETSEDPSSSRADYTDYEVDTATSDGQQILARYTVRFRIDPNQAAQIIRNLGTESELVEKVIKADSRVRVRNILKQYPARDLYSGNVERAEEAIGERLKGNFAAEGIELVFFGLRSIQFTDEYKNAVELKQIEAENIVTKENLAKQAEFEKDRTITQAQGEAERQKLERIGIAQGEAESIKVKAEADAGATLIKAQAQAEANRLIAESLTGEVINWQAILGWNGQFPLVTGGGDYILPGDLFNLSTPLALPTPLPPPVQ from the coding sequence ATGGGTTCGTTAATAACGGTAATCACGGCTGCTGTTCTGTTGGGAGGTCTGTTGGCCGTTCTCATAGCGGTAGTTGGCAGCCGAAATGGGAACATGAACCTGGGAGCGGCCATTATCGCCGGCATCCTCGTGGCGGTGCTTGTCTTTGGCCTGGCTGCGATTTTGGACTCTTTCACTCAGGTGGAAGCAGGATCGGTGGCAGTGGTCAAACAATTCGGTGAGGTTGTGGATGTCTTCAAGCCCGGGTTGAACTGGAAACTCCCCTTTATCCAGGATACGGTCACCTACCGTACCCAGGAGATCATCTACGAAACCAGTGAAGATCCGAGTTCGTCAAGAGCCGACTACACCGATTATGAGGTTGACACGGCCACTTCTGACGGACAGCAGATCCTCGCCAGGTACACGGTGCGCTTCCGCATTGACCCGAATCAGGCTGCCCAGATCATCCGGAACCTGGGTACCGAATCCGAGCTGGTTGAGAAGGTGATCAAGGCTGACAGCCGCGTCCGAGTCCGCAACATTCTCAAACAATACCCCGCAAGGGACCTGTACTCTGGCAATGTCGAGCGTGCAGAAGAGGCCATCGGCGAGCGGCTGAAGGGAAATTTCGCCGCGGAGGGCATCGAGCTTGTGTTTTTCGGCCTACGGTCCATTCAGTTCACAGACGAATATAAGAACGCGGTCGAACTGAAGCAGATCGAGGCTGAGAACATTGTAACCAAGGAGAACCTGGCCAAACAGGCCGAGTTCGAGAAGGATCGAACCATCACCCAAGCCCAGGGTGAGGCAGAACGCCAAAAGCTGGAGCGAATCGGTATTGCCCAGGGTGAAGCCGAGTCGATCAAGGTCAAGGCTGAGGCCGATGCCGGGGCCACGCTTATCAAAGCCCAGGCCCAGGCGGAAGCCAATCGTCTCATTGCCGAAAGCCTGACTGGGGAGGTGATAAACTGGCAGGCGATCCTGGGCTGGAACGGGCAATTCCCCCTGGTCACAGGTGGCGGCGACTATATCCTTCCAGGCGATCTATTCAATCTTTCGACACCGTTGGCTCTGCCAACACCCCTGCCACCTCCGGTCCAGTAG
- a CDS encoding TetR/AcrR family transcriptional regulator: MNKPLGKRQTKKRQRKEMLYSVAMDLFRRQGFEETRVEDITQAAGVAKGTFFNYFPSKEDVLLYIGERHMSRLGAALANGSGASLSQERSMVAALKFLMRALADSLEEDKDLVKLAVNKAMKIAHLAPSTGSGRFSFQGLVAILISRGQRTGEFHPAIDPELVAQMLEGLYYQQLVLWCQEDFNFELGDRLEQVIDLLLIGIGSSNGSSVAIAA, from the coding sequence ATGAACAAGCCCCTTGGTAAACGACAGACAAAAAAGCGACAGCGCAAAGAGATGCTGTATAGTGTGGCGATGGATCTTTTCCGTCGTCAAGGCTTTGAGGAAACACGGGTAGAGGATATCACCCAGGCAGCCGGCGTGGCCAAAGGCACATTCTTCAACTATTTCCCCTCGAAGGAAGATGTCCTGCTTTACATCGGGGAACGACATATGTCGCGACTGGGCGCGGCCCTGGCTAATGGCTCAGGAGCCTCGCTTTCACAGGAACGCAGCATGGTAGCTGCGCTCAAGTTCCTCATGCGGGCATTGGCCGACAGCCTGGAAGAGGACAAGGACCTGGTCAAATTGGCTGTTAACAAGGCGATGAAGATTGCGCATTTGGCGCCCTCAACAGGAAGTGGACGCTTCAGCTTTCAGGGCCTGGTAGCCATCCTCATCAGCCGGGGACAACGCACCGGTGAATTCCATCCAGCGATCGACCCGGAATTGGTCGCTCAAATGCTGGAGGGCTTGTATTACCAACAACTTGTGCTCTGGTGCCAGGAGGATTTCAACTTTGAGCTGGGTGACCGCCTGGAGCAGGTAATCGACCTTCTGTTAATAGGCATCGGCAGCAGCAACGGTAGCTCAGTGGCTATCGCAGCATAA
- a CDS encoding superoxide dismutase — protein sequence MAHELPALPYAFDALEPYIDARTMEIHHDKHHAGYTNKLNAAIEGSKFENLPVPSLLAQLDDLPEDIRTAVRNNGGGYVNHSLFWEIMGPNAGGAPSGQLAAAIDDAFGSFAEFQARFSAAAGTRFGSGWAWLVVKPDGSLDAYSTPNQDSPFMQGDIPILGIDVWEHAYYLNYQNRRPDYVSSWWNVVNWDAVTGKYAAARG from the coding sequence ATGGCACACGAACTTCCCGCGCTTCCCTATGCTTTCGATGCCCTGGAGCCTTACATCGACGCCAGGACCATGGAGATTCACCACGACAAGCATCACGCCGGCTATACCAACAAGTTGAATGCCGCTATCGAGGGCAGCAAATTCGAGAATCTGCCCGTCCCCTCGTTGCTGGCGCAGCTGGACGACCTTCCCGAGGATATCCGCACCGCAGTGCGCAACAACGGCGGTGGGTATGTGAACCATAGCCTCTTCTGGGAAATTATGGGCCCCAATGCTGGTGGCGCTCCCAGTGGCCAATTGGCTGCTGCCATCGATGACGCCTTCGGCAGTTTCGCCGAATTCCAGGCCAGGTTCAGTGCTGCTGCTGGCACCCGCTTTGGTAGCGGTTGGGCCTGGCTGGTTGTCAAGCCCGATGGTAGCCTGGACGCATACAGCACGCCCAACCAGGATAGCCCCTTCATGCAGGGAGACATCCCTATTCTGGGCATCGATGTATGGGAACATGCTTACTACCTGAACTACCAGAATCGCCGTCCTGATTACGTGAGCTCCTGGTGGAACGTCGTCAACTGGGACGCGGTTACAGGGAAATACGCCGCTGCTCGCGGGTAA
- a CDS encoding MBL fold metallo-hydrolase: MQLTFWGAARTVTGSMHLLEVNGQRILLDCGLFQGRRSLTYERNLNFPFEPESIDAVILSHAHIDHSGNLPNLIKLGYTGPVWCTSATRDLCASMLLDSGYIQEKDIEYVNRKRARKGEPPVEPLYTRQDALNSLKSFFSLGYERQFPVVPGVTAHFLDAGHILGSAITVLDITENGTTRRLVFSGDLGRPKSIILREPQIINEADFLIMESTYGNRQHESKSEAMAILRRVISKTYKRRGKVIVPAFAVGRTQQLVFALHLLSDTQKIPKIDIYVDSPLAVNVTETFRLHPEYYNPKIQEFMLNDRHRDPFGFEQLTYVRHVGDSKKLNFLRDSAVIISASGMCEAGRILHHLKNNIEDADNTILFSGFQAEHTLGRRILDGHPRVRIFGEEYDVRAKVEKIDGYSAHADSDELIAWVSNIDKDRLQNIFLVHGEQDAGYALSGMLYKEGYRDIEFPERGQSFEL; the protein is encoded by the coding sequence ATGCAACTTACTTTTTGGGGCGCAGCCCGAACAGTCACCGGCTCCATGCACTTGCTGGAGGTCAACGGCCAGCGTATTCTTCTCGATTGCGGCCTGTTCCAGGGTCGACGAAGTCTTACCTACGAAAGAAACTTGAACTTTCCCTTCGAACCAGAATCTATTGATGCCGTCATCCTTTCTCATGCCCACATTGACCATTCAGGCAATCTGCCAAATCTGATCAAGTTAGGCTACACAGGCCCGGTCTGGTGCACCTCTGCAACGCGGGACCTCTGCGCATCTATGCTCCTGGATAGTGGCTACATCCAGGAAAAGGACATCGAGTATGTGAACCGCAAACGCGCCCGAAAAGGCGAACCGCCCGTCGAGCCGCTCTATACGCGCCAGGACGCCTTAAATTCCCTGAAAAGTTTTTTTTCACTCGGTTATGAGCGCCAGTTTCCTGTCGTTCCAGGAGTGACTGCCCATTTTCTCGACGCCGGACACATACTGGGATCCGCCATCACGGTACTCGATATCACCGAAAACGGAACCACGCGACGGCTGGTCTTTTCCGGTGACTTAGGACGGCCAAAGTCTATTATCCTGAGAGAACCTCAGATCATCAACGAAGCCGACTTCCTGATCATGGAATCGACCTATGGCAATCGTCAGCATGAGAGTAAGAGTGAGGCAATGGCCATTCTCAGGCGGGTGATCTCAAAGACCTACAAACGGCGGGGCAAGGTCATTGTGCCTGCATTTGCCGTGGGGCGCACACAACAATTGGTTTTTGCCCTCCACCTGCTTTCCGATACCCAGAAGATTCCAAAAATCGATATCTACGTGGATAGCCCTCTGGCAGTCAATGTCACCGAGACCTTCCGGCTCCATCCCGAATATTACAACCCGAAGATCCAGGAGTTTATGCTGAACGATCGCCATCGGGACCCGTTCGGTTTTGAGCAATTAACCTATGTACGCCATGTGGGAGACTCGAAAAAACTCAACTTCCTGCGCGATTCAGCCGTTATCATCAGTGCCTCTGGCATGTGTGAAGCAGGTCGGATTCTCCACCATCTGAAAAACAACATAGAGGATGCGGATAACACCATACTTTTCTCCGGTTTCCAGGCAGAGCATACCCTGGGGCGCCGTATCCTTGACGGCCATCCGCGAGTGCGTATCTTCGGCGAGGAATACGATGTCCGCGCCAAAGTGGAGAAGATCGATGGGTACAGCGCCCATGCCGATAGCGATGAACTGATAGCGTGGGTGAGTAACATAGACAAGGATCGGCTTCAGAATATCTTCCTGGTTCACGGCGAGCAAGATGCTGGCTATGCCCTGAGCGGCATGCTCTATAAAGAGGGTTATCGCGACATCGAGTTTCCTGAACGCGGCCAGAGTTTCGAACTGTAA